A genomic segment from Callithrix jacchus isolate 240 chromosome 8, calJac240_pri, whole genome shotgun sequence encodes:
- the THTPA gene encoding thiamine-triphosphatase isoform X5, producing the protein MAQGLIEVERKFLPGPGTEERLQELGGTLEHRVTFRDTYYDTSELSLMRANHWLRQREYSGWELKCPGAAGVLGPHTEYKEVTAEPAIVAQLCKVLAAEDVGAGGVAAVLGPLGLQEVASFVTKRSAWKLVLLGADEEEPQLRVDLDTADFGYAVGEVEALVHEEAEVPAALEKIHRLSSMLGVPAQETAPSKLIVYLQRFRPQDYQRLLEVNSSRERLQGTGHPDNSLDEQGGLEASFN; encoded by the exons ATGGCCCAGGGCTTGATTGAGGTGGAGCGGAAGTTCcttccagggcctggcacagaggagcGGCTGCAGGAGTTGGGAGGCACCCTGGAGCACCGGGTCACCTTCCGAGATACCTACTATGACACCTCTGAGCTGAGCCTCATGCGGGCGAACCACTGGCTGCGACAACGAGAGTATAGTGGATGGGAGCTCAAATGTCCTGGAGCAGCAGGTGTCTTAGGACCCCACACTGAGTATAAGGAAGTCACAGCGGAACCTGCAATTGTGGCCCAGCTCTGTAAGGTGCTGGCGGCTGAGGACGTGGGGGCTGGAGGTGTGGCTGCTGTGCTGGGCCCACTGGGGCTGCAGGAAGTAGCTAGTTTTGTGACTAAGCGGAGTGCTTGGAAGCTGGTGCTCTTGGGAGCTGATGAAGAGGAGCCACAGCTCAGGGTGGACTTGGATACAGCCGACTTTGGCTACGCTGTGGGTGAGGTAGAGGCCCTGGTGCATGAGGAGGCGGAAGTACCAGCTGCCCTAGAGAAGATCCACAGGCTCAGCAGCATGCTTG GTGTGCCAGCACAGGAGACAGCACCATCCAAGCTGATTGTGTACCTACAGCGTTTCCGGCCTCAAGACTATCAGCGCCTGCTAGAAGTGAACAGCTCCAGAGAGAGGCTGCAGGGGACTGGACATCCTGACAACAGCTTGG atgaGCAAGGAGGGTTGGAAGCCAGCTTCAATTAA
- the THTPA gene encoding thiamine-triphosphatase isoform X4 yields MAQGLIEVERKFLPGPGTEERLQELGGTLEHRVTFRDTYYDTSELSLMRANHWLRQREYSGWELKCPGAAGVLGPHTEYKEVTAEPAIVAQLCKVLAAEDVGAGGVAAVLGPLGLQEVASFVTKRSAWKLVLLGADEEEPQLRVDLDTADFGYAVGEVEALVHEEAEVPAALEKIHRLSSMLGVPAQETAPSKLIVYLQRFRPQDYQRLLEVNSSRERLQGTGHPDNSLGPGMTQAIPCLLLRCPGH; encoded by the exons ATGGCCCAGGGCTTGATTGAGGTGGAGCGGAAGTTCcttccagggcctggcacagaggagcGGCTGCAGGAGTTGGGAGGCACCCTGGAGCACCGGGTCACCTTCCGAGATACCTACTATGACACCTCTGAGCTGAGCCTCATGCGGGCGAACCACTGGCTGCGACAACGAGAGTATAGTGGATGGGAGCTCAAATGTCCTGGAGCAGCAGGTGTCTTAGGACCCCACACTGAGTATAAGGAAGTCACAGCGGAACCTGCAATTGTGGCCCAGCTCTGTAAGGTGCTGGCGGCTGAGGACGTGGGGGCTGGAGGTGTGGCTGCTGTGCTGGGCCCACTGGGGCTGCAGGAAGTAGCTAGTTTTGTGACTAAGCGGAGTGCTTGGAAGCTGGTGCTCTTGGGAGCTGATGAAGAGGAGCCACAGCTCAGGGTGGACTTGGATACAGCCGACTTTGGCTACGCTGTGGGTGAGGTAGAGGCCCTGGTGCATGAGGAGGCGGAAGTACCAGCTGCCCTAGAGAAGATCCACAGGCTCAGCAGCATGCTTG GTGTGCCAGCACAGGAGACAGCACCATCCAAGCTGATTGTGTACCTACAGCGTTTCCGGCCTCAAGACTATCAGCGCCTGCTAGAAGTGAACAGCTCCAGAGAGAGGCTGCAGGGGACTGGACATCCTGACAACAGCTTGG GTCCTGGGATGACCCAGGCAATTCCGTGCCTGCTACTCCGCTGCCCAGGACACTGA
- the THTPA gene encoding thiamine-triphosphatase isoform X6 has protein sequence MAQGLIEVERKFLPGPGTEERLQELGGTLEHRVTFRDTYYDTSELSLMRANHWLRQREYSGWELKCPGAAGVLGPHTEYKEVTAEPAIVAQLCKVLAAEDVGAGGVAAVLGPLGLQEVASFVTKRSAWKLVLLGADEEEPQLRVDLDTADFGYAVGEVEALVHEEAEVPAALEKIHRLSSMLGVPAQETAPSKLIVYLQRFRPQDYQRLLEVNSSRERLQGTGHPDNSLG, from the exons ATGGCCCAGGGCTTGATTGAGGTGGAGCGGAAGTTCcttccagggcctggcacagaggagcGGCTGCAGGAGTTGGGAGGCACCCTGGAGCACCGGGTCACCTTCCGAGATACCTACTATGACACCTCTGAGCTGAGCCTCATGCGGGCGAACCACTGGCTGCGACAACGAGAGTATAGTGGATGGGAGCTCAAATGTCCTGGAGCAGCAGGTGTCTTAGGACCCCACACTGAGTATAAGGAAGTCACAGCGGAACCTGCAATTGTGGCCCAGCTCTGTAAGGTGCTGGCGGCTGAGGACGTGGGGGCTGGAGGTGTGGCTGCTGTGCTGGGCCCACTGGGGCTGCAGGAAGTAGCTAGTTTTGTGACTAAGCGGAGTGCTTGGAAGCTGGTGCTCTTGGGAGCTGATGAAGAGGAGCCACAGCTCAGGGTGGACTTGGATACAGCCGACTTTGGCTACGCTGTGGGTGAGGTAGAGGCCCTGGTGCATGAGGAGGCGGAAGTACCAGCTGCCCTAGAGAAGATCCACAGGCTCAGCAGCATGCTTG GTGTGCCAGCACAGGAGACAGCACCATCCAAGCTGATTGTGTACCTACAGCGTTTCCGGCCTCAAGACTATCAGCGCCTGCTAGAAGTGAACAGCTCCAGAGAGAGGCTGCAGGGGACTGGACATCCTGACAACAGCTTGGGTTAG
- the AP1G2 gene encoding LOW QUALITY PROTEIN: AP-1 complex subunit gamma-like 2 (The sequence of the model RefSeq protein was modified relative to this genomic sequence to represent the inferred CDS: inserted 3 bases in 2 codons), whose amino-acid sequence MVVPSLKLQDLIEEIRGARTQAQEREVIQKECAHIRASFRDGDPMLRHRQLAKLLYVHMLGYPAHFGQMECLKLIASSRFTDKRVGYLGAMLLLDERHDAHLLITNSIKNDLSQGIQPVQGLALCTLSTMGSAEMCRDLATEVEKLLLQPSPYVRKKAILTAVHMIRKVPELSNIFLPPCAKLLHERHHGILLGTITLITELCERSPEALRHFRKVIPQLAQILQTLVTTGYSTEHSISGVSDPFLQVQILRLLRILGRNHEESSETMNDLLAQVATNTDTSRNAGNAVLFETVLTIMDIRSAAGLRVLAVNILGRFLHNSDRNIRYVALMSLLRLVQSDHSAVQRHRPTVVECLQENDASLSRRALELSLALVNGSNVQAMMQELQAFLKSCPPDLRADCASGILLAAERFAPTKRWHIDTILHVLITAGSHVRDDAVANLTQLTGGXQELHAYSVHRLYNALAEDISQQPLVQVAAWCIGEYGDLLLEGNFKETEPLQVEEEEVLALLEKVLQSHMSLPATRGYALTALMKLSTRLCGDNNRIRQVVSIYRSCLDMELQQRAVEYDTLFQKYNHMRAAILEKMPLVDRGGPQVDEEAKESKEAAPVPKESQASQLLDLLDLLDGASGNAQHPPLLDPSPGGALVHLPDLPCXPPPPAPIPDLKVFEREGVRLNLSFIRPPENPPLLLIIVTATNSSENDVTHFICQAAVPKSLQLQLQAPSGNTVPARGGLPITQLFRILNPNKATLRLKLRLTYNHFGQLVQEIFEVNNLPVESWQ is encoded by the exons ATGGTGGTGCCATCGCTGAAGCTTCAGGACCTCATCGAAGAGATTCGCGGGGCCAGGACTCAGGCCCAGGAGCGGGAGGTGATACAAAAGGAGTGCGCCCACATTCGGGCCTCCTTCCGCGACGGGGACCCAATGCTCAGGCACCGGCAGCTGGCCAAACTGCTCTACGTCCACATGTTGGGCTACCCCGCCCACTTTGGACAG ATGGAGTGCCTGAAACTGATTGCCTCCTCCAGATTCACAGACAAGAGGGTGGGCTACCTGGGGGCCATGCTTCTATTGGATGAGAGGCACGATGCCCACCTGCTCATTACCAACAGCATCAAGAA TGACCTGAGCCAGGGGATTCAGCCAGTACAAGGCCTGGCCCTGTGCACTTTGAGCACCATGGGCTCTGCTGAGATGTGCCGAGACCTGGCCACAGAGGTGGAGAAACTGCTTCTGCAACCCAGCCCCTACGTGCGCAAGAAG GCTATTCTGACTGCCGTGCACATGATCCGGAAGGTCCCTGAACTCTCCAACATCTTCCTCCCACCCTGTGCCAAACTGCTTCACGAGCGCCACCATG GCATCCTGCTGGGCACCATCACGCTGATCACAGAGCTCTGCGAACGAAGCCCTGAAGCCCTCAGGCACTTCCGAAAG GTGATACCCCAGCTGGCACAGATCCTCCAGACTCTGGTGACAACGGGATACTCCACAGAACACAGCATATCTGGAGTCAGCGACCCCTTTCTGCAG GTCCAGATACTTCGTCTGCTTCGGATCCTGGGCCGGAACCATGAGGAGAGCAGTGAGACCATGAATGACTTGCTGGCCCAG GTGGCTACTAACACAGACACCAGCCGAAATGCGGGGAATGCGGTTCTGTTTGAGACAGTACTCACCATCATGGACATCCGCTCTGCAGCTGGCCTACGG GTTCTAGCTGTCAACATTCTTGGCCGTTTCCTACACAACAGTGACAGGAACATTAG GTATGTAGCCCTGATGTCACTGCTTCGGCTGGTGCAGTCTGATCACAGTGCTGTGCAGCGGCATCGGCCCACTGTGGTGGAATGTCTACAGGAAAATGATGCCTCCCTCAGCCG GAGGGCCCTAGAACTAAGCCTGGCTCTGGTAAATGGCTCCAATGTGCAAGCCATGATGCAAGAGCTGCAGGCCTTTCTGAAGTCCTGCCCTCCTGACCTACGGGCTGACTGTGCCTCAGGCATCCTGCTGGCTGCAGAGAG GTTTGCTCCAACGAAACgctggcacatagacaccatccTGCATGTGCTGATAACG GCGGGCAGCCATGTGCGGGATGATGCAGTGGCCAACCTGACTCAGCTGACTGGGG CCCAGGAGCTACATGCCTACTCTGTGCACCGCCTCTACAATGCCCTGGCAGAAGACATCTCCCAA CAACCACTGGTGCAGGTGGCAGCCTGGTGCATTGGGGAGTATGGGGACCTCCTACTGGAGGGGAACTTCAAGGAGACTGAGCCCCTTCAG GTGGAAGAAGAGGAAGTGCTGGCATTGCTGGAAAAGGTGCTGCAGTCCCATATGTCCCTGCCAGCCACCCGAGGATATGCCCTCACAGCCCTCATGAAGCTCAGCACCCGCCTCTGTGGGGACAACAA CCGCATCCGCCAGGTGGTGTCCATCTACAGGAGCTGCTTGGATATGGAGCTGCAGCAGCGGGCTGTGGAGTATGACACACTCTTCCAGAAGTACAACCACATGAG GGCTGCCATCCTGGAAAAAATGCCTCTTGTGGATCGAGGTGGCCCTCAGGTTGATGAAGAagcaaaggaaagcaaagaagCAGCCCCAGTGCCTAAAGAGTCCCAG GCCTCACAGCTCCTGGATCTGCTAGATCTCCTGGATGGGGCTTCTGGGAATGCCCAGCATCCTCCCCTTCTGGACCCTTCTCCAGGAGGTGCCCTGGTACACCTGCCTGACCTTCCCTG ACCTCCACCCCCAG CTCCCATCCCAGATCTCAAAGTGTTTGAGCGTGAGGGAGTACGGCTGAATCTGTCTTTCATTCGACCCCCTGAAAACCCTCCTTTGCTGTTAATCATCGTCACTGCCACCAACTCGTCAGAGAATGATGTCACCCATTTCATCTGCCAGGCTGCTGTGCCCAAG AGTCTCCAGCTGCAGCTGCAAGCCCCCAGTGGGAACACAGTTCCAGCTCGGGGTGGCCTTCCTATCACTCAGCTCTTCAGAATCCTCAATCCTAACAAG GCCACCCTGCGGCTAAAGCTGCGCCTCACCTACAACCACTTTGGCCAGTTGGTGCAGGAGATCTTTGAGGTGAACAACTTGCCTGTGGAATCATGGCAGTAA
- the JPH4 gene encoding junctophilin-4 — MSPGGKFDFDDGGCYVGGWEAGRAHGYGVCTGPGAQGEYSGCWAHGFESLGVFTGPGGHSYQGHWQQGKREGLGVERKSRWTYRGEWLGGLKGRSGVWESVSGLRYAGLWKDGFQDGYGTETYSDGGTYQGQWQAGKRHGYGVRQSVPYHQAALLRSPRRTSLDSGHSDPPTPPPPLPLPGDEGGSPASGSRGGFVLAGPGDADGASSRKRTPAAGGFFRRSLLLSGLRAGGRRSSLGSKRGSLRSEVSSEVGSTGPPGSEASGPPAAAPPALIEGSATEVYAGEWRADRRSGFGVSQRSNGLRYEGEWLGNRRHGYGRTTRPDGSREEGKYKRNRLVHGGRVRSLLPLALRRGKVKEKVDRAVEGARRAVSAARQRQEIAAARAADAILKAVAASSVAEKAVEAARMAKLIAQDLQPMLEAPGRRPRQDSEGSDTEPLDEDSPGVYENGLTPSEGSPELPSSPASSRQPWRPPACRSPLPPGGDQGPFSSPKSWPEEWGGPGEQAEELAGYEAEDEAGMQGPGPRDGSPLLGGCSDSSGSLREEEGEDEEPLPPLRAPAGTEPEPIAMLVLRGSSSRVPDAGCLTDELGEPAATERPAQPGAANPLVVGAVALLDLSLAFLFSQLLT, encoded by the exons ATGTCCCCCGGGGGCAAGTTCGACTTTGACGACGGGGGCTGCTACGTGGGGGGCTGGGAGGCGGGGCGGGCACATGGCTACGGCGTGTGCACGGGCCCCGGCGCCCAGGGCGAGTACAGCGGCTGCTGGGCACACGGCTTCGAGTCACTGGGCGTCTTCACGGGGCCCGGCGGACACAGCTACCAGGGCCACTGGCAGCAGGGCAAGCGCGAAGGGCTGGGCGTGGAACGCAAGAGCCGCTGGACGTACCGCGGCGAGTGGCTGGGCGGGCTGAAGGGGCGCAGCGGCGTGTGGGAGAGCGTGTCCGGCCTGCGCTACGCCGGGCTCTGGAAGGACGGTTTCCAGGACGGCTACGGCACCGAGACCTACTCCGACGGAG GCACCTACCAGGGCCAGTGGCAGGCAGGGAAGCGCCACGGCTACGGGGTGCGCCAGAGTGTGCCCTACCATCAGGCGGCGCTGCTGCGTTCACCCCGCCGCACCTCCCTGGACTCGGGCCATAGCGACCCCCCGACGCCACccccgcccctgcccctgcctggcGACGAGGGAGGCAGCCCCGCCTCGGGCTCCCGGGGCGGCTTCGTGCTGGCTGGGCCAGGGGACGCCGACGGCGCGTCCTCCCGAAAGCGCACCCCGGCGGCCGGCGGATTCTTCCGCCGCTCGCTGCTGCTCAGCGGGCTCCGGGCGGGCGGGCGTCGCAGCTCCCTGGGCAGCAAGCGAGGTTCCCTGCGCAGCGAGGTGAGCAGCGAGGTGGGCAGCACCGGACCGCCCGGCTCGGAGGCCAGCGGGCCCCCGGCCGCAGCGCCGCCCGCCCTCATCGAAGGCTCGGCCACGGAGGTGTACGCGGGCGAGTGGCGCGCAGACAGGCGCAGCGGCTTCGGCGTGAGCCAGCGCTCCAACGGGCTGCGCTACGAAGGCGAGTGGCTGGGCAACCGGCGGCACGGCTACGGGCGCACCACCCGCCCCGACGGCTCCCGCGAGGAGGGCAAGTACAAGCGCAACCGGCTGGTGCACGGCGGGCGCGTCCGCAGCCTCCTGCCTCTGGCCCTTCGGCGGGGCAAAGTTAAGGAGAAGGTGGACAGGGCTGTCGAGGGCGCCCGTCGAGCCGTGAGCGCTGCCCGTCAGCGCCAGGAGATCGCCGCTGCCAG GGCAGCAGATGCCATCCTAAAGGCAGTGGCAGCCAGCAGTGTTGCTGAGAAGGCTGTGGAGGCAGCTCGAATGGCCAAACTGATAGCCCAGGACCTGCAGCCCATGCTAGAGGCCCCAG GCCGCAGACCCAGGCAGGACTCAGAAGGTTCTGACACGGAGCCCCTGGATGAGGACAGCCCTGGGGTGTATGAGAATGGACTGACCCCCTCAGAGGGATCCCCTGAACTGCCCAGCAGTCCTGCCTCCTCCCGCCAACCCTGGCGACCCCCTGCCTGCCGAAGCCCACTGCCTCCTGGAGGGGACCAGGGTCCCTTCTCCAGCCCCAAATCTTGGCCTGAGGAATGGGGGGGGCCAGGTGAGCAGGCAGAGGAACTAGCTGGTTATGAGGCTGAGGATGAGGCTGGGATGCAGGGGCCAGGGCCCAGAGATGGTTCCCCACTCCTCGGAGGCTGCAGCGACAGTTCAGGAAGTCTccgagaggaggagggggaggatgaAGAGCCCCTGCCCCCACTGAGGGCCCCAGCAGGCACGGAGCCTGAGCCCATCGCCATGCTGGTCCTGAGGGGCTCATCCTCGAGGGTTCCTGATGCTGGGTGCCTGACAGATGAGCTCGGGGAGCCTGCTGCAACCGAGAGGCCAGCCCAGCCG ggAGCTGCCAACCCCCTGGTGGTGGGAGCCGTGGCCCTCCTGGACCTCAGCTTGGCGTTCCTGTTCTCCCAGCTCCTCACCTGA